TTCATACAAATTTCTAAAAAATCTCTTCTCTAATATATCTCTTGAATATGTATTTTCTTCAATACTAGGTACATTCTgcaaaaacaaataaaaaatacaaaatataaaatataaaatataaaatataaaataacatgaatgatattttaaattcACGAACATATTTaggtataaatataacataatataaatgataaaatttttaaatatatatatatatatatatattgcaaACAAAAAATTCTTCAAACTTaaaactttttatttattttttttttttttctatttttattacaaataagagcataagaaaaacaaaagcaataaaaacatatatatatctttgaAATGATGACATATAAAATGCTTTCATATTATGCAAAAGCTTCATTTTTGGATTCCAGAAAGATGTGGGGCAACTTCTAGCAGGCATAGCGTCTAAACTTTTTTCTGACATACTCgatttgaatatattaaaatttttcaaaCTCTAAATGATTATCCaaagtaaattttttttttcttttttcttgataattttaatatatgcatataaaatGGAACTATTCCTCTGTCTtattctatattatataatgtaactttcccttttttaattatttctacatttagtaaaaaaaaaaaaaaaaaataaatgaaatatttcatttccaaatagtatgataataatattgaactaaaactttatattttataaataaataattatatattcatgcAAAGATAatacttataatatatatatatatatatatatatgtgcataaaATTTTATCATCAACAGatgtatatacttatataaactactttataatatatattaaattagcAAAATGTTTTTGAACAATTATAGAACAtaagatacatatatatatacgatattatacatatatatattcttataacatatataaattatttatattatattcttgaacagtataaaatattataaaacgaTATCcatataactatatatatcacATTATGATACAGAAATTATtctcaaataaaaatatagaacaTTCTACTAtggaaattatttaattatgattaatcatataaatatatgtactatccttatatatatatatatatatatatatatattttatttattattttcctcatagaaaaaatatatatatttatatatatttatatatatatatatatatgttaattaaaatttaatattaaaagaattataatatatataaaaatcatacctgaattaattaaaaattttcaagaatatattatatatatgaactctatatttatgaatttaTAAGAAAAACCATATgactattaattttatatttaaaatatattattatattatcatatataacattatttttattaataaaattttaattaattttaaattaaaaataacgattaatttgtttttaattattaaaaataaatattttaaccataaaaaaaaacgtaTCAATGTATAAAAGGgatcttaaatatatataatataataaaaaaggaaaactttttttttgaagattCATAATTTTAACGTATTCCAAAGCCTTAATAcgttaaaagaatatatttttttcctttaaaatggtattcctttttttattttttttatttttttaatattttaagagtacagaaatatataatatgcgttattattattatgcttttcccttttttttgtgtacaccttttccatttattttatttaggGTGTACCCAATTTTTCCATATGTTCCATTTATAACtatttataatgaaaaaatacaaaaaattaaaaatatgaatacttttttttttttttttgaaatattataaataaatatgatttcATTTGAGAGTACGTAAAAATAATacgtacatatatttatagaaaaaaaaaaaaaaatgtattatatttcctcatttttgtttttttccaagaaaaaatatataccttttatttattttaaattaacacatgcataatatatgtatatatttttaatttaaatatattataaaataaaaattattattattatctacaaattgttttatattttacttttcttataatataaatattttaattaaattttcctttattttttttttataatatttaatggaGAATATCCTCTTATttctataaaataatattgaaattacttaaaaataaaaattatttattatttaattatataatgtttctatatatatatatatatatatatatatatatatatatatatatatatatattatatatatattcttttattatttatatataagttaATGTTTAAAGtcaaatttttatttctttataaaataatatgtaaaacAATAAActcaataatatattaatatcaatgataaaaagatatattctttcaaaaaaataacaattatttattcatttaaagaagaatatatattttcttatctatatatatatatatatatatatatatatatatattttttttttttttttttttttttttttgattgcTCGAAGAAAAAACATACAACAAAATAAACCATAATTTCAATAAATcacaaattaaaataaaaaaaataatcacatattatttaaataaataaaataaaatttttattcatattcattaaataattcttaaaaatgaataaataaattaataaataaatatacatatatatatatgtatatattaaaattctAAAactctttttaatattttgtaaaaaaataaaaaaaagaattatcatataatatactatCATTGGTATACCACATAAGATTCCTCAAAATTTTCAGGTATTTTATAGGCAGGAAATGAATCACTAATATATTTGCATTTCTTGTATTTTTTccataaataaaaactatACACAATAATTAAACTTAAAGGTATAAGTGCCAATCCACCACTTCCTTTAGAAACAATAATTATTGCAGTAATAATTCCTATGATTATAGGCGAAAATACTTTATACCTATCTaaatatcttttaatttttctcattttagGTTCTGTTTTTAACATAAAGTAGTTACTTTCATTTTTAGTTTTCATTAGATTCACAATTTCTAATTCAATTCTTCTATCAAGACTTGTATGTAATTTAAGAAAacaatttttctttttatgaatattaccaggattataatgaatattcTTAAAATGATTCATATAGTAATCATCAAAAAGTGGTgcatcatcattttcattttcttcttcatccgAATCAATATATTCTGATAATTCTTCATAAACGggtgtattattataatcaacTAAAGTTTCCACTTCGCATAATAATCTACGTATACCTATTTCTATTTCTCCATTATGAATATTTCTTCTATTCAAATATTCTGCTGTTTTACactacaaataaaataaaataaaaaaaacatatagaaCATTTAAACaatcaaaatattattcacatatatatatacatatatatgtcaaTATTCTCTATATTTACCTCTTTAAGATTATTCAAAaaccatataaataaaaatacagcAAAACtcttgaaaataaaatatttcttatttgatattttcatattttctttacaGTTCTTTTTCAAATTTAAACAATGTAAAAGAATACCAAATAATTCCAATATACATTTTACATTTCTGTAAAATATTGTACCAACATGTAAATTACTAAACTTCTCCAtgtttccaaaaaaaaaaaaaaaaaaaaaaaaaaaaagtatatgtatatgcatataaatatgataatatatatatatatatatatattaacaaagtataaaatatataaataaaagaaaaatacaatataatcatatactACATTCCTTAATATtcaaatcaaaatataatatgaacatgTGACAATGTACATTTATATCTTAAgaacatattttaatttttttgtaattattaaataattaaatatatatatatatatatatatatttataattcttctaaaaatgaaaaaatatatattctctCTTCAATAATCTTCAAGGGAAATACATACACATTCgaaaaaacatacatataaattattaaacacgagattaaaatatatatatatatgtatatattattccttttatttttatggaaatgccatatatattaaatttttcaaaaaaaaagaaaatatataaaaaaccaatcctcaaaataataaaataatttttgaaataaaattgtttctatataatttatgaacttatttaaaaaggagataaatattttccaaaaaaatatatatatatctatatataacaaaatattaaaaaataaaaaataaaatataaaaaataaaacataattattatattacatatgtgtataaaatttttttttatttttaattaattataaatccttatatattaatttaaaaattccTGTACTCagttttttctatttttttattccctTAATAAGGttggaaaaaatattatatagaatACATATGTCGTAAAAAATaccattaaaaaaaacaaaaaaaaaaaaaaaggacacCGTAATTTTACAATGTAtgttatttcatattttactatataaaaaaatatggcaattatttcttttacacatgcaatatttaattaaaattttttttttttttttttaaattgctATGATAAACGCAACCcttcaataaaaaaaaaaagaaaaaatgaatttttaaaaatgattgATATTAAAAGGGGaacagaaaaaataataaataaaataaaattattttacataCCTTAAAAcctgtatataaaaaatatatatatcgcaaaaatatatatatatttatatatatatatatatatatatataatgatatttttcaaaatactTAATACTAGAAAAcattttaaacatatatttttgtatattaatttatacaatcaacaaaatattattcaatataatattaacaaatcATCATTTCTCAAAATCAAAAGATggatcattttttttttttttctttttactctggatataaatatatccttAACATCtcaatatttttcattttattatgttgaatacatttttatatataattcacaCAAAAAAGATACATAAGAAACTCTATAGAAGAAATGTGCgtttactattattattatatatatatatatttttttttttcttcatgttgaataaagaaaaaaaatgtatacacGTTTATTTAAcaaacatattaaatataaagagataattttattttttacatgttATTTATGTATCTTTTACATAATCtttcaaattattttttatttctcttATTTTTGAAACTTTGAAATATTCACTgccattataaaaattttgtttacatttttatatatcattttatattctaataatataaaaaaaaaaaaaaaaaaaatcttttaCGTTAAActttacaaaataaacaccacatataaacaaaaaattaaaggtattcattcatatattaaatacgGAATCatcaaaacatatatatatatatatatatatatatatatagtaactTTATAAACATtctgtatttatatttttaatttttaatttttaatataatgtgaagataaatatatatttttttttattttataatatatgtaaaaatatccttaaatatgtgtattttatataaagtataatttaagtatttttttttttttttttttttctcatttaactttttattatacttatattattatttgacaaatattttttaaaaaaaataaaattttatttttgtattaaatataaagtttcacattaataattattatatatatatttatatttatatatatttttttttttatttataaaattttaaataattatttcactaactatatataaaaatagattTATactaattattatatatattataaatattatatataaatagaataatataagaattaAACTTATAATCATAGCTTTgttctatatatttctttttttttttcttttttttttttataatatgttcctctttaataaaataaaattaacaaaataaagactactaaatatataaatataaaattaaaattataatattattcatttcacCTTAtggataaaataatattacttaaacattataacattttattatttctcttcttctcatataaaaaaaataaaaggcaTCGTGAAAACTGATTAATggcatttttattatatataagtaatatatataaatatcccAACTTAAAATACAGAACAAAAACCCCTTTCCATGCACTTTTAAAATAAGATAGAAAAAAAGTTTAACCCattttaatacataaaataaataaataaataaaaataatatacacaatattatatatatatataataaatatataacaataaatgaaataacaaatctatttatttattatatatatatataaatataataattaggggtataacacaaaaaataataaataatatataaaaaaattatttaccatccatgataaataataatatatatatatatatatataataataataataataaaaaataaagaaagaaaatgaataaaagCGATAGCTTATATATttaggatatatatattataaatatataaataatgaaaaagcaaaaacatattttctatatatttataatttcataatattaacatatatatatatatatatatatatatataatatatattatataaatataatcttctttttttttaactttatatttattagtaTTGTTCTATAATAATCGGTTATAAAAGCTATATtatagaataaatatattttatactgttatttattatatatgcataataatatataaaaatatatttttttagaaagttattttttgtttatttgaattaattaaaaaaatatttatataataaatatagatatcTACTATTAACAATCACAATATTCTTAAATATTAtctcaaaaataaatattaatatatctgtatagttattatttatatatattacatttataaatataattatatataactctcttatatgtaataaataataattctaaaaatattatgaactaATCTAAAACTCTTAGAAAaacatattttgtatattatataaatatatatatatatatatatatatatatatatatatatagaaaaaaaaaaaaatatatatagatataaataaaaatattaaaacaatatttcttaaaaaaagaagcctataaaaaataaaaataaaatatataaataatataaaaataaaattatattaaatatatattatatttaaaaaataaaaatatatataatatataaaaaatataattttaaaaatttttatttttttttatttttttttatatgttcttttactttttttaaatattaaaaaaaaaaaaatttttattaatattatattattaataattatttaaagaaaaaaaaaaaaaaaattaaatcttATTTTACAACCCTTTATAAAAAACACAAGCATAGAAACaaaggtataaaaaaaaataataaataaacataaataaataaataaataaataaacatatatatatatatatatatatatatatatatacatatataggTACCTTTCTTTATACATCtcgaaaattataaattctacatatataatattatatattaaaacatatatattacatatatatatatatatatatatatatatatatatatatatatatatatgcatatattaattttatattatttcttttttcattttatagaTCTACGAAAATGAAAGTCACAAGGATTTTATATTTcgtttttttcatatttgcCTTGAATTTTATTGCCCCTAATAATGAACATAACGGATATGTtgaagcaaaaaaaaaactaacaCCTgcagaaattaaaaaaagaaaccaAAAACTTATGATGTACTCTGCCATTGCATCAGGTGTAGCAGTACTTCTTGGTGCTAGTATAGGTTTAGGAGTTCAtttctcaaaaaaaaaaagtcccAAAAAAAAGGTAATAAGACAAGTAGTAAAGAAAACTCCAGCATAGATAAAATAGGACCATATTCTTTAAAACGATAAAATTTGCTTTTTCAATCAATAACAAAAACGGAAGTGGTGTACcgatattatataaacaaatatagcacagaaatatagatatatctAAATCACAAGgaattacatataatacacataaatatatgtatgtatatatatatatatatatatatatatatatatatatatatttttttttttttttttttttttaaattaaaagaaattattatatattatttttattgtttttatgaactttttgtgtatatatatattattatacaatgtatatataatataaaagaaaaagaaattacatttttcataa
This Plasmodium falciparum 3D7 genome assembly, chromosome: 11 DNA region includes the following protein-coding sequences:
- a CDS encoding early transcribed membrane protein 11.1, whose product is MKVTRILYFVFFIFALNFIAPNNEHNGYVEAKKKLTPAEIKKRNQKLMMYSAIASGVAVLLGASIGLGVHFSKKKSPKKKVIRQVVKKTPA